One stretch of Arachis duranensis cultivar V14167 chromosome 1, aradu.V14167.gnm2.J7QH, whole genome shotgun sequence DNA includes these proteins:
- the LOC107466800 gene encoding cardiolipin synthase (CMP-forming), mitochondrial isoform X2, with translation MVLFRSLKLILNNNETKNKARTFVTSTTAIPLWPSYAPLRNSYSNNTTNNHPLFSTSPLRFVSPFRFQRRPCPLFLSWPPWKLSQSATPLYLRANAVVFPKVQNPLDLLRRRRTNPLPPLHLLDRVDQNPNRSSSTNSLFDSFVNTPNFISFSRLISGPFLGWMIMNEMYTSAMVGLAISGASDWLDGYVARKMKIDSVVGSYLDPLADKVLIACVALAMVHQDLLHPALVGIVVFRDVFLVGGAVYLRASSLGWKWKSWSDFVNLDGTSRQKIEPLFISKVNTVLQLALVAAALLQPEFGTLETQSYISYSSYLVASTTIASSASYGAQYLRSSAIVSKSV, from the exons ATGGTTCTCTTCAGATCCCTAAAATTAATTCTCAATAACAACGAAACCAAGAACAAAGCTCGAACCTTTGTGACCTCAACAACCGCAATCCCATTGTGGCCATCCTACGCTCCTCTCCGCAACAGTTACAGCAACAACACCACCAACAACCACCCACTCTTCAGCACTTCGCCGCTCAGGTTTGTCTCTCCGTTTCGGTTTCAGCGGCGGCCTTGCCCTCTCTTCCTGAGCTGGCCGCCATGGAAGCTCTCACAGTCCGCCACACCTCTTTACCTCCGCGCAAACGCCGTCGTTTTTCCCAAAGTCCAGAACCCCTTGGATTTGCTTCGCCGCCGCCGGACCAATCCCTTGCCGCCGCTCCATTTGCTCGATCGGGTTGACCAGAATCCGAACCGGTCCTCCTCCACTAACAGCCTATTCGATAGCTTCGTCAATACTCCCAATTTCATCTCCTTCTCTCGATTAATTTCGGGTCCTTTTCTTGGATG GATGATCATGAATGAGATGTATACTTCAGCAATGGTCGGGTTGGCAATATCTGGTGCCAGTGATTGG CTGGATGGATACGTGGCTAGGAAGATGAAGATTGATTCTGTAGTAGGTTCCTACCTTGATCCCCTTGCTGACAAG GTTCTTATTGCTTGTGTCGCTCTTGCAATGGTGCATCAAGATTTACTGCATC CTGCACTTGTTGGTATTGTTGTGTTCCGAGATGTCTTCCTTGTTGGTGGTGCAGTATATTTGAGAGCAAGTAGTTTGGGTTGGAAG TGGAAAAGCTGGTCTGATTTCGTTAACCTTGATGGGACATCCCGCCAAAAGATTGAACCACTCTTTATAAGCAAG GTGAATACAGTGCTCCAATTAGCATTAGTTGCTGCAGCCCTTCTGCAACCAGAGTTTGGAACCCTAGAAACTCAATCGTACATTAGTTATTCGAG CTATTTAGTggcttcaacaacaattgcATCTTCGGCATCTTATGGAGCACAGTATCTTAGGAGTTCTGCGATAGTTTCAAAGTCGGTCTAG
- the LOC107467500 gene encoding tobamovirus multiplication protein 1-like, translating into MDTASFLYLRWRHWQWHHHQANNSNSTLWQDAVFYILCAAYALVSSLALIQLVRIELRVPQYGWTTQKIFHLMNFIVNGVRALVFGLHKLVFLLRPKVLVLVLLDLPGLLFFSTYTLLVLFWAEIYHQARSLPTDKLKIVYISINGALYFIQVCIWIYLWIDDNTVVIFIGKIFIAVVSFMAALGFLLYGGRLFIMLKHFPIESRGRRKKLHEVGSVTAICFTCFLIRCVMGFLSAFDSDASLDVFYHPLLDLIYYLVVEVLPSALVLYILRKLPPRRISAQYHPIQ; encoded by the exons ATGGACACTGCATCCTTTTTGTATTTGCGGTGGCGCCACTGGCAATGGCACCATCACCAAGCTAACAACAGCAACTCAACTCTCTGGCAGGACGCTGTTTTCTACATACTCTGCGCTGCTTATGCTCTCGTCTCCTCCCTCGCCCTC ATTCAATTGGTAAGAATTGAACTCAGAGTTCCTCAATATGGCTGGACTACACAAAAGATTTTCCATCTTATGAACTTCATTGTCAACGGAG TTCGCGCACTCGTCTTTGGATTACACAAGCTGGTTTTCCTTTTGCGTCCCAag gtATTGGTTTTGGTGCTGTTAGATCTGCCGGGCCTACTGTTCTTCTCTACCTAtacacttcttgttcttttctgGGCAGAAATTTATCACCAG GCAAGGAGCTTACCTACCGATAAGCTCAAGATagtttatatttcaataaatgGTGCCTTGTATTTTATTCAG GTTTGTATTTGGATATACCTTTGGATAGATGACAACACTGTTGTGATATTCATCggaaaaatatttattgcag TTGTGTCATTTATGGCTGCATTAGGCTTCTTGCTATATGGAGGAAG ATTATTTATCATGCTGAAGCATTTCCCTATCGAATCTAGAGGGAGAAGGAAGAAACTTCATGAG GTTGGATCTGTCACAGCTATTTGTTTCACCTGTTTTCTGATAAGATGTGTTATG GGTTTTCTATCTGCATTCGATTCAGAtgcatctcttgatgttttctatCATCCTCTTTTGGACTTGATCTACTACTTG GTGGTTGAGGTGCTACCTTCAGCTTTAGTCCTCTACATACTGCGCAAATTGCCACCAAGGAGGATATCAGCTCAGTATCATCCTATTCAGTAA
- the LOC107466800 gene encoding cardiolipin synthase (CMP-forming), mitochondrial isoform X1 has product MVLFRSLKLILNNNETKNKARTFVTSTTAIPLWPSYAPLRNSYSNNTTNNHPLFSTSPLRFVSPFRFQRRPCPLFLSWPPWKLSQSATPLYLRANAVVFPKVQNPLDLLRRRRTNPLPPLHLLDRVDQNPNRSSSTNSLFDSFVNTPNFISFSRLISGPFLGWMIMNEMYTSAMVGLAISGASDWLDGYVARKMKIDSVVGSYLDPLADKVLIACVALAMVHQDLLHREWFGLSDASILSALVGIVVFRDVFLVGGAVYLRASSLGWKWKSWSDFVNLDGTSRQKIEPLFISKVNTVLQLALVAAALLQPEFGTLETQSYISYSSYLVASTTIASSASYGAQYLRSSAIVSKSV; this is encoded by the exons ATGGTTCTCTTCAGATCCCTAAAATTAATTCTCAATAACAACGAAACCAAGAACAAAGCTCGAACCTTTGTGACCTCAACAACCGCAATCCCATTGTGGCCATCCTACGCTCCTCTCCGCAACAGTTACAGCAACAACACCACCAACAACCACCCACTCTTCAGCACTTCGCCGCTCAGGTTTGTCTCTCCGTTTCGGTTTCAGCGGCGGCCTTGCCCTCTCTTCCTGAGCTGGCCGCCATGGAAGCTCTCACAGTCCGCCACACCTCTTTACCTCCGCGCAAACGCCGTCGTTTTTCCCAAAGTCCAGAACCCCTTGGATTTGCTTCGCCGCCGCCGGACCAATCCCTTGCCGCCGCTCCATTTGCTCGATCGGGTTGACCAGAATCCGAACCGGTCCTCCTCCACTAACAGCCTATTCGATAGCTTCGTCAATACTCCCAATTTCATCTCCTTCTCTCGATTAATTTCGGGTCCTTTTCTTGGATG GATGATCATGAATGAGATGTATACTTCAGCAATGGTCGGGTTGGCAATATCTGGTGCCAGTGATTGG CTGGATGGATACGTGGCTAGGAAGATGAAGATTGATTCTGTAGTAGGTTCCTACCTTGATCCCCTTGCTGACAAG GTTCTTATTGCTTGTGTCGCTCTTGCAATGGTGCATCAAGATTTACTGCATCGTGAGTGGTTTGGACTCTCTGATGCCTCTATTTTAT CTGCACTTGTTGGTATTGTTGTGTTCCGAGATGTCTTCCTTGTTGGTGGTGCAGTATATTTGAGAGCAAGTAGTTTGGGTTGGAAG TGGAAAAGCTGGTCTGATTTCGTTAACCTTGATGGGACATCCCGCCAAAAGATTGAACCACTCTTTATAAGCAAG GTGAATACAGTGCTCCAATTAGCATTAGTTGCTGCAGCCCTTCTGCAACCAGAGTTTGGAACCCTAGAAACTCAATCGTACATTAGTTATTCGAG CTATTTAGTggcttcaacaacaattgcATCTTCGGCATCTTATGGAGCACAGTATCTTAGGAGTTCTGCGATAGTTTCAAAGTCGGTCTAG
- the LOC107467509 gene encoding uncharacterized protein LOC107467509: MSAPAAPVAIGTRGTIGSLVKKEIEYFTKFDLDKRGNSHKPHQPHLVDMVSTTFRTSFWVLLMTGKKRKRRSTNGFLPRMCSVSQVAESNIPMNRIPGYNYRILKNDVDNLQL; encoded by the coding sequence ATGTCTGCTCCTGCAGCTCCAGTTGCTATAGGCACAAGAGGCACGATTGGATCTCTTGTAAAGAAGGAAATTGAGTACTTCACAAAGTTTGATTTAGATAAACGAGGGAATTCACATAAGCCTCATCAGCCACACCTCGTGGACATGGTTTCCACCACGTTCAGGACTAGTTTCTGGGTGTTGCTAATGacagggaagaagaggaagcGAAGAAGCACAAATGGGTTCCTCCCAAGAATGTGTTCTGTTTCACAAGTGGCAGAAAGCAATATTCCAATGAACAGAATTCCTGGTTACAACTATAGGATCCTCAAGAACGATGTCGATAACTTGCAACTCTGA
- the LOC107466804 gene encoding phospholipase A I-like: protein MSWGLGWKRPSEIFRLTLNYGNDDLTENLGRDSSTYHSASSSTSSSFSSSPTALKDQELGFRIELDWSATEDEEQAALKLQSQLMVALPMTQDTVVVELRPRDPEDDAYNTVNLDMKVVKKRDPLRAVTMIKAVGSGQQSDGTGVLIRLFRSDLSSPAASPLPPRVADYGDHWKSFSVLTISGCGLSVFPVELTRLPNLEKLYLDNNKLTVLPPELGELRRLKVLSADNNMLVSVPGKLLICVQLVELSLEYNKLVRPLLDFRAMAELRVLRLFGNPLEFLPEILPLRKLRHLTLANIRVVADEKLRSVNVEIEMENSSYFVASRHKLSAAFSLIFRFSSCHHPLLASALGKIMQDEGNRVFVGKDENAVRQLISMITSDNCHVVGQACSALSALASDDSVALQLMRADIMRPIGTVLKSACREDLISVLQVVVKLAFTSNTVAEKMLTKDVLKSLKILCAHKDPEVQKLALLAVGNLAFSLENRQILVTSESLRELLLRLAVVTEPRVYKAAARALAILGENENLRRAIRGRKVAKQGLRILSMDGGGMKGLATVKMLKEIEKGTGKRIHELFDLICGTSTGGMLAVALGIKLMTLEECEDIYKNLGKLVFAEPSPKENESATWREKLDQLYKSSSQSFRVVVHGSKHGADLYESLLKEMCADEDGDLLIDSAVKNVPKVFVVSTLVSMMPAQPFIFRNYQYPTGTPEVTLATSESSGVVLVSPTDAQVGYTYKRSAFIGSCKHQIWKAIRASSAAPYYLDDFSDDVNRWQDGAIVANNPTIFAIREAQLLWPDTKIDCLVSVGCGDVPPRMRKGGWRYLDTGQVLIESSCSVDRVEEALSTLLPMLPEIQYFRFNPVDERCDMELDATDPTIWLKLESCVEEYIEKNHQAFGNACERLLLPSQHDRKWLENLRSKSSLTNESNEGNSSPTLGWRRNVLLVEASHSPDSGSVINHARVLESFCARNGIRFSLMRGLSETLKKVPSPTNLSPYASPVFPSSPRRYSPDSQRIGRIDPVPALSLDSQLGKPTTSPPVSPRGLRLLSSPVRQLHDKLQNTPQVGVVHLALQSNSDGLIMSWHNDVFVVAEPGELATKFVESVKLSLLSTMRNHRRKGAALLANISTVSDLVAFKSYFHIGGIVHRYLGCQTIVVEDDREISSYMFRRTVPSMQLSPNDVRWMIGAWRDRIIICTGTYGPTPALVKAFMDGGAKAVVCPSNEPPLSQVTFDDNGELNVMENGRFELGEDEADDDVTPASPESDWEDSDVEKNGTKISSLFDNDEEELSQFICELYKSLFREGASVLVAFQEALASHRRLGYACHLPSID, encoded by the exons ATGTCTTGGGGATTGGGATGGAAGAGGCCGTCGGAGATTTTCCGCCTCACTCTCAACTATGGCAACGACGATCTGACGGAAAATCTCGGCCGCGACTCGAGCACGTACCATTCGGCCTCGTCTTCGACGTCTTCGTCATTCTCCTCTTCCCCTACCGCCTTGAAGGATCAGGAGCTAGGGTTCCGCATTGAATTAGATTGGTCGGCAACGGAGGATGAGGAGCAGGCTGCGCTGAAGCTTCAGTCGCAGCTCATGGTGGCTCTGCCGATGACGCAGGACACCGTGGTGGTGGAACTGAGGCCTCGGGATCCGGAAGATGATGCATATAATACGGTGAATTTGGATATGAAggttgtgaagaagagagatccTCTCAGGGCGGTCACGATGATCAAGGCTGTTGGCTCCGGCCAGCAGAGCGATGGCACCGGTGTTTTGATTCGATTGTTTCGCTCTGATTTGTCGTCTCCTGCAGCGTCCCCGCTTCCACCGCGAGTTGCTGATTACGGCGACCATTGGAAGAGTTTTTCGGTGCTTACAATTTCCGGCTGTGGCTTGTCA GTATTTCCAGTAGAGCTTACTCGGTTACCAAATTTGGAGAAACTTTATCTTGATAACAACAAGCTAACTGTCTTGCCACCTGAGCTTGGGGAGCTTAGACGCTTAAAAGTGCTATCCGCTGACAACAACATGCTTGTCTCGGTGCCTGGTAAGCTTTTAATT TGTGTGCAGTTGGTTGAATTGTCACTGGAATACAACAAGCTTGTTCGGCCTCTTCTTGATTTcag GGCTATGGCTGAGTTACGGGTTCTAAGGCTATTTGGAaatcctcttgagtttcttccaGAAATTTTGCCACTCAGAAAACTTAGGCACCTTACTCTTGCAAACATTAGGGTTGTAGCAGATGAAAAATTGAGATCAGTGAATGTGGAAATAGAG ATGGAAAACAGTTCTTATTTTGTAGCATCCAGGCATAAGCTCAGTGCCGCATTCTCTCTTATATTCCGTTTTTCTTCATGTCATCACCCTTTACTGGCATCAGCACTAGGAAAGATAATGCAAGATGAAGGAAATAGAGTTTTTGTTGGTAAAGATGAGAATGCAGTGCGGCAGCTTATAAGTATGATAACTAGTGACAACTGTCATGTG GTTGGACAAGCATGCTCTGCTCTTTCAGCCCTTGCCTCTGATGATTCTGTTGCATTGCAGCTGATGAGAGCGGACATCATGAGACCAATTGGAACAGTTCTGAAATCTGCTTGCCGGGAAGACTTGATATCTGTATTGCAAGTTGTGGTCAAGTTGGCTTTCACATCTAATACTGTGGCTGAGAAGATGTTGACCAAAGATGTTTTGAaatctttgaaaattttatgcGCCCATAAAGATCCAGAG GTACAAAAGCTAGCTCTTTTAGCTGTTGGGAATTTGGCCTTCAGTCTGGAGAATCGTCAAATACTTGTTACTTCTGAAAGTTTACGAGAGCTTCTGTTACGCCTGGCTGTTGTAACTGAACCGCGTGTTTATAAAGCTGCAGCTCGTGCTTTGGCAATTCTTG GAGAGAATGAAAATCTAAGGCGTGCTATAAGAGGGAGAAAAGTGGCAAAGCAAGGCCTTCGCATACTCTCAATGGATGGAGGTGGAATGAAAGGTCTAGCAACTGTAAAAATGTTAAAGGAAATTGAGAAGGGTACCGGAAAACGAATACAtgagttgtttgatttaatatGTGGCACATCCACAGGTGGTATGCTCGCTGTTGCCCTTGGGATTAAGTTAATGACTTTGGAAGAATGTGAAGATATATACAAAAATCTAG GGAAGCTTGTTTTTGCTGAGCCTTCTCCCAAGGAGAATGAATCAGCAACTTGGAGGGAAAAGTTAGATCAACTCTATAAGAGTTCATCACAGAGTTTTAGAGTTGTTGTTCATGGATCAAAA CACGGTGCAGATCTGTATGAGAGCTTATTGAAGGAAATGTGCGCTGATGAGGATGGTGATCTATTGATAGATTCTGCTGTGAAAAATGTGCCCAAAGTTTTTGTTGTGTCAACCTTGGTGAGCATGATGCCTGCACAGCCCTTCATATTTCGCAACTATCAG TACCCTACTGGTACACCGGAGGTGACTCTTGCAACGTCAGAAAGCTCTGGGGTCGTATTAGTGTCACCTACAGATGCACAAGTTGGCTATACTTATAAGCGCAGTGCATTCATTGGAAGTTGTAAGCATCAGATATGGAAGGCTATCAGAGCTTCATCAGCTGCTCCTTATTATCTTGATGATTTCTCAGATG ATGTAAACCGCTGGCAAGACGGGGCAATAGTAGCAAACAATCCAACAATTTTTGCCATAAGAGAAGCACAACTTCTGTGGCCCGACACAAAAATTGACTGTCTGGTTTCTGTAGGGTGTGGTGATGTTCCACCAAGG ATGCGAAAAGGTGGTTGGCGGTATCTGGACACTGGACAGGTGTTGATAGAGAGTTCATGCTCTGTTGACCGGGTGGAGGAAGCTTTAAGTACATTGCTACCTATGCTTCCTGAGATACAGTATTTTCGTTTCAATCCAG TTGATGAACGTTGTGATATGGAACTTGATGCAACAGATCCAACTATCTGGCTGAAGTTGGAATCTTGCGTTGAAGAATACATAGAAAAGAATCATCAGGCATTTGGAAATGCCTGCGAGAGATTGCTTCTTCCTTCTCAGCATGACCGGAAGTGGTTAGAAAATTTGAGATCCAAATCATCCCTGACAAATGAGTCTAATGAGG gtAACAGTAGTCCCACTTTAGGGTGGAGGCGTAATGTACTACTTGTTGAAGCTTCACACAGTCCAGATTCCGGAAGTGTGATTAACCATGCCCGGGTGCTAGAGTCATTTTGTGCTCGTAACGGAATAAGATTTTCCCTTATGCGCGGTTTGTCTGAGACTCTAAAGAAAGTGCCATCGCCAACAAATCTATCTCCATATGCATCTCCTGTTTTCCCTTCTAGCCCACGTCGGTATAGTCCTGATTCTCAGAGGATTGGACGGATTGATCCGGTCCCCGCTTTAAGTTTAGACAGTCAATTAGGAAAACCAACTACATCACCTCCAGTTTCTCCTCGAGGACTTAGACTGCTATCTTCACCTGTCAGGCAATTGCATGACAAATTGCAAAATACACCACAAGTGGGTGTTGTACATTTGGCTCTTCAGAGTAACTCAGATGGCTTGATAATGAg CTGGCACAATGATGTATTTGTGGTTGCCGAACCTGGAGAGCTTGCTACGAAGTTTGTAGAAAGTGTTAAACTCAGTTTGTTGTCAACAATGAGAAATCACCGCAGAAAGGGAGCAGCTCTCCTGGCCAATATATCCACTGTTTCTGATCTTGTTGCCTTCAAGTCTTATTTCCACATAGGAGGCATTGTCCACCGCTATCTAGGCTGTCAAAccata GTTGTGGAAGATGATCGAGAAATTAGTTCATATATGTTTCGTAGGACTGTACCGTCTATGCAACTATCACCGAACGACGTAAGATGGATG ATTGGAGCTTGGAGAGACAGAATCATAATATGCACAGGGACATATGGACCTACTCCTGCTCTTGTTAAGGCCTTTATGGATGGCGGTGCCAAAGCTGTTGTATGTCCTTCAAATGAACCCCCACTGTCTCAGGTGACCTTTGATGATAACGGAGAGTTGAATGTGATGGAAAATGGAAGGTTTGAACTTGGAGAGGATGAAGCGGATGATGATGTCACACCCGCCAGTCCAGAAAGTGACTGGGAAGATAGTGACGTGGAGAAAAACGGGACCAAGATCTCATCATTATTTGACAATGATGAAGAGGAACTGTCACAATTTATCTGTGAGTTGTATAAATCATTGTTCAGGGAGGGTGCTAGTGTCCTTGTTGCTTTCCAAGAAGCTCTGGCCTCGCATCGAAGATTGGGGTATGCGTGCCATCTCCCCAGTATagattaa